The Niastella koreensis GR20-10 genome includes a window with the following:
- a CDS encoding response regulator transcription factor, with protein sequence MKVLIIEDEPSLNKAMVDYLHHQQYLCESVSNFHDALEKTEIYQYDCIVLDIMLPGGSGLELLRQLKANQKSDGVIIISARNELDDKLTGLQLGADDYLTKPFHLPELSARIAAIIRRKNLQGNTLIRFEELEVDVQAKTVKVQGTEISLTRKEYELLLYFLVNKNRVLSKDAIASHLWGDDADLAENLDFIYTHVKNLRKKLLQYGAGDYIHSVYGMGYKFSIK encoded by the coding sequence ATGAAAGTACTGATTATTGAGGATGAACCATCGTTGAACAAGGCCATGGTAGATTATCTGCATCACCAACAGTACCTGTGCGAGTCAGTCAGTAACTTTCACGACGCCCTGGAAAAAACGGAGATTTACCAGTATGATTGTATTGTGCTGGATATTATGCTGCCCGGCGGCAGCGGGCTGGAACTGCTGCGTCAATTAAAGGCCAATCAAAAAAGCGATGGGGTGATCATTATTTCGGCGCGCAATGAGCTGGATGATAAATTAACCGGTTTACAGCTGGGGGCTGATGATTACCTTACCAAACCCTTTCACCTGCCGGAACTAAGCGCCCGCATTGCCGCCATCATCCGCCGTAAGAATCTACAGGGCAATACCCTCATCCGCTTTGAAGAACTGGAAGTAGATGTGCAGGCAAAAACCGTAAAAGTGCAGGGTACGGAAATAAGTCTCACCCGTAAGGAATATGAATTACTCCTGTATTTTCTCGTGAACAAGAACCGCGTCCTGTCGAAAGACGCTATTGCCAGCCACCTGTGGGGCGATGACGCGGACCTGGCGGAGAACCTTGATTTTATTTACACCCATGTAAAGAACCTGCGCAAAAAATTACTGCAGTATGGCGCCGGGGATTATATCCACAGTGTATATGGAATGGGTTATAAATTTTCCATTAAATGA
- a CDS encoding DUF6250 domain-containing protein: MQKRHISLALTAVIIFIFWGSPGNAQRQMEALGRGVVAVHSSEKQVFISWRLSGTEPATTAFNIYRQTGEQTPVRLNRTPLTNVTWFIDSLANLSASTTWQVKPVLNGKELTAGAGAFTLPANAPVQQYLSVPIQPPPGSSIMNQAYTFSANDASVGDLNGDGEYELILKWEPSNAKNPPQPGFTGPQIIDAYTLTGKLLWRIDLGKNIRSGAAYTQLLVYDLDGDGRAEVVCKTADGTIDGKGRVIGDSTKDWRTFTEKDPTYGKIVNGPEYLTVFDGLTGAALATSTFIPDRYPLNGWGGIGGNGGNDNNGGRADRYTAGIAYLDGVHPSVVFVRGWYGRSVLAAWDYRNKQLTSRWVFDSKDAGNPYSGMGNHSLTVGDVDGDGKDEICIGAMTVDDDGKGLYTTGLRHGDALHMTCMNPDRPGMEVFGIHESEEKTLALQTPGVAMFDAKDGKILFRLAPGVDVGRGVAADIDPTHKGFENWGGPGGLRDVHGKTITERTPSSTNFVIWWDGDLTRELLDKNRIDKWDWKNETTNNLLTAEDCVANNGTKATPCLSADLFGDWREEVIWRTADSKELRIYTTTIPTTHRFYTLMHDPQYRLAIAWQNVSYNQPPHPGFYFGEGMTGQPRPDITTPRVQQQTDASSLTGGTLIYSDNFSKPVDPRQWIVEAAPEERASVHTQNDQLVLDTKGGVTVWLNQLLKNNIRIEYDRKVVVAGGVNDRLSDLNNFWMAKDPGNKTLFTRNGVLESYDSLQLYYAGMGGNSNRTTRFRKYEGNGERKLLQEFTDATHLLQPNKIYHIAIITKNGVTSYWVDGQCYFSYNDPSPLKEGYFGFRSTKSHQEVSQFKVFQVD, translated from the coding sequence ATGCAAAAACGACATATATCCCTCGCGCTTACTGCTGTTATCATTTTTATCTTTTGGGGTTCACCAGGTAATGCACAACGTCAAATGGAAGCCCTTGGACGGGGGGTAGTAGCCGTACATAGCAGCGAAAAGCAGGTATTTATCAGTTGGCGGTTATCAGGTACTGAGCCGGCAACCACTGCATTTAATATCTATCGGCAAACTGGTGAGCAAACACCGGTGAGGTTAAATAGAACACCGCTTACCAATGTTACCTGGTTTATTGATTCGCTGGCAAACTTATCAGCCAGTACCACCTGGCAGGTAAAGCCTGTATTGAATGGAAAAGAATTAACAGCAGGCGCCGGAGCGTTTACATTACCGGCCAATGCGCCGGTACAACAATATTTATCCGTTCCAATACAACCACCGCCCGGTTCATCTATCATGAACCAGGCCTATACGTTCAGCGCCAATGATGCCAGTGTGGGGGATCTGAATGGCGATGGGGAATATGAGCTCATTTTAAAATGGGAGCCTTCCAATGCAAAGAATCCACCGCAGCCCGGCTTTACCGGTCCGCAGATCATAGATGCCTATACCCTTACAGGAAAATTGTTATGGCGGATAGATCTGGGTAAGAATATCCGTTCCGGCGCTGCCTATACGCAACTATTGGTATATGACCTGGATGGGGATGGCCGGGCTGAAGTAGTTTGTAAAACTGCCGATGGCACTATAGATGGCAAGGGCAGGGTAATTGGTGACAGTACAAAAGACTGGCGCACATTTACTGAAAAAGATCCCACCTATGGTAAAATTGTGAATGGACCAGAGTACCTGACGGTATTTGATGGCCTCACGGGGGCGGCACTGGCTACCAGTACGTTTATTCCAGACCGGTATCCTTTGAACGGTTGGGGCGGTATTGGCGGAAATGGCGGCAATGATAACAATGGCGGCCGCGCCGACCGCTATACGGCCGGTATTGCTTACCTGGATGGTGTGCACCCCAGTGTGGTGTTTGTACGCGGCTGGTATGGCCGCTCGGTACTGGCAGCCTGGGACTATCGTAATAAACAATTAACCAGCCGCTGGGTATTCGATTCAAAAGATGCCGGCAATCCCTATAGCGGAATGGGTAATCATAGCCTTACGGTAGGCGATGTAGATGGAGACGGGAAAGACGAGATTTGTATTGGCGCCATGACGGTGGATGACGATGGCAAAGGTTTATATACTACCGGACTGCGCCACGGCGATGCTTTGCATATGACCTGCATGAACCCCGACCGGCCGGGTATGGAGGTGTTTGGCATTCATGAAAGTGAAGAAAAAACACTGGCATTACAAACGCCCGGTGTGGCTATGTTCGATGCAAAGGATGGTAAGATCCTGTTCCGTCTGGCCCCGGGTGTGGATGTAGGCCGGGGTGTGGCGGCCGACATCGATCCCACGCACAAAGGTTTTGAGAATTGGGGCGGCCCCGGTGGCTTGCGGGATGTACATGGAAAAACGATCACGGAGAGAACACCCTCTTCTACCAACTTTGTTATTTGGTGGGATGGAGATCTAACCCGCGAATTATTAGATAAGAACCGGATTGATAAATGGGACTGGAAAAATGAAACAACCAATAACCTGCTTACCGCAGAAGATTGTGTTGCCAATAATGGTACCAAGGCAACGCCTTGTTTAAGCGCCGACCTGTTTGGTGATTGGCGGGAAGAAGTGATCTGGCGAACAGCTGATAGTAAGGAATTGCGCATTTATACCACTACGATTCCCACAACCCATCGTTTTTATACCCTGATGCATGATCCGCAATACCGGTTGGCTATAGCCTGGCAGAATGTAAGCTATAACCAGCCACCGCATCCCGGTTTTTATTTTGGGGAAGGTATGACCGGTCAGCCAAGGCCTGATATCACAACGCCCAGGGTGCAGCAGCAAACAGATGCCAGTTCGCTGACCGGGGGAACACTTATCTATTCAGATAATTTTTCAAAACCGGTAGATCCCCGTCAATGGATCGTTGAGGCAGCCCCGGAGGAGCGAGCTTCGGTGCATACACAAAACGATCAATTGGTATTAGATACCAAAGGCGGCGTAACAGTTTGGTTGAACCAGTTATTAAAGAATAATATCCGGATTGAATACGATCGCAAAGTAGTAGTGGCAGGCGGGGTGAACGACCGCCTGAGTGACCTTAATAATTTCTGGATGGCCAAAGATCCGGGAAATAAAACCTTGTTTACCCGTAATGGCGTACTGGAATCGTATGACTCGCTCCAATTGTATTATGCGGGCATGGGTGGTAACAGCAATCGCACAACCCGGTTCAGAAAATATGAAGGCAATGGAGAAAGAAAATTATTGCAGGAGTTTACCGATGCAACCCATTTATTACAGCCCAATAAAATATATCACATTGCTATCATTACTAAAAACGGTGTTACTTCCTATTGGGTAGATGGCCAGTGTTATTTCTCGTATAACGATCCTTCGCCATTAAAGGAAGGTTATTTTGGTTTCCGAAGTACCAAATCGCACCAGGAAGTAAGTCAGTTTAAAGTGTTTCAAGTGGATTAG
- a CDS encoding TonB-dependent receptor, with translation MKNWMLFIVCLVCTLAASAQEIFRVTVKDKTTAQALPGVSVTPTSGKGIVTNDNGQAVINDLSAGKHTIQFSSVGYETQLLTITLPDTSWHEVFLTAAHKEMEEVTVLASTRNNQRIENSPLKVEVLGKEEMDEENAIKPGNIASILGDVSGIQIQQSSPVSGNSNVRIQGLDGRYTQILRDGMPLFDGFSGGFGIMQIPPLDLKQVELIKGSASTLYGGGAIGGLINLISKRPGFDQEGMFTLNQSTLKESNFNAYVAKRNKKVGYNFFGGITHQKAVDVNDDGLSDVPKTDAVVIHPRFFFYPDSKTTIALGYTGTFETRNGGDMQVIKEKGDALHQFFEKNKTDRHTGDLLVERTISGGNRLQLKASTSSFDREITTSIHHFKGNQLNYYTEASILVPKEKYSFVGGINATGDRFNILPSDPVALTDFSNNTVGAFAQGTFNLPVNTILEAGLRADHHNHYGNFVLPRVALFHRFNEEWATRMGVGFGYKAPNPLAVQTVDYPIQDLQSLPPGIQAEKSIGYNLEINYKKQLGDEGSLFINHAFFLTRINNPVIATEEAAGPVSFSNAGSHILTRGTDTYVQLKLEDWELYAGYTYTIAERKYLKENQFMPLTPRNRFAFVAVYEIEGTWRIGLEGSYTGTQYRDGDTKTPGYMFTALMLERKFGKKVSLVANCENLLDYRQSRHEALYTGTITDPTFKPLWAPIDGRVINVSIRWNWGKK, from the coding sequence ATGAAAAACTGGATGTTATTTATTGTATGCCTGGTATGCACACTGGCTGCTTCTGCCCAGGAAATTTTCAGGGTAACTGTTAAGGATAAAACAACCGCTCAGGCATTGCCCGGCGTATCGGTTACTCCAACCAGTGGTAAAGGAATTGTTACCAATGATAATGGACAGGCAGTGATAAATGATCTGTCGGCAGGCAAACATACCATTCAGTTTTCATCGGTAGGGTATGAAACCCAACTACTCACCATTACTTTACCTGATACCAGCTGGCATGAAGTGTTTTTAACAGCTGCTCATAAAGAAATGGAAGAAGTAACTGTATTGGCCAGTACCCGTAATAACCAGCGGATAGAAAATTCTCCACTGAAGGTAGAAGTGCTGGGAAAGGAAGAGATGGACGAAGAGAATGCTATCAAACCCGGTAACATTGCCAGTATCCTGGGAGATGTAAGCGGGATTCAAATTCAACAATCCTCTCCGGTGTCAGGAAATTCAAATGTACGTATCCAGGGTTTGGATGGCCGCTATACACAAATACTGCGTGACGGAATGCCGCTCTTTGACGGTTTTAGTGGTGGCTTTGGCATTATGCAAATTCCACCGCTCGATCTGAAGCAGGTAGAGCTTATTAAGGGGTCGGCTTCTACCTTATATGGAGGGGGAGCCATTGGCGGTCTTATCAACCTGATCTCTAAACGACCCGGTTTTGACCAGGAAGGCATGTTTACGCTTAACCAGAGCACTTTGAAGGAAAGTAATTTCAATGCGTATGTGGCAAAACGAAATAAAAAGGTGGGCTATAACTTTTTCGGTGGCATCACGCACCAAAAGGCTGTTGATGTTAACGATGATGGTCTCTCCGACGTGCCTAAAACAGATGCAGTGGTAATACATCCCCGGTTCTTTTTTTACCCCGATAGCAAAACAACTATTGCGTTGGGTTATACCGGTACTTTTGAAACCCGCAATGGAGGTGATATGCAGGTGATAAAAGAAAAAGGAGATGCCCTGCATCAATTTTTTGAGAAGAACAAAACTGACCGGCATACCGGTGATCTGCTGGTTGAGCGTACAATAAGTGGTGGCAACAGGCTGCAGTTGAAAGCCAGTACAAGCTCATTTGACCGGGAGATCACTACCAGCATTCACCATTTTAAAGGCAACCAGTTAAATTATTATACCGAAGCTTCGATATTGGTTCCAAAAGAAAAATACAGTTTTGTAGGTGGAATAAATGCAACCGGTGACCGCTTCAACATACTGCCTTCCGATCCGGTGGCATTGACCGATTTCAGCAATAATACTGTTGGTGCGTTTGCACAGGGCACATTTAATTTACCTGTAAATACGATCCTGGAAGCCGGGCTCAGGGCCGATCATCACAATCATTATGGCAATTTTGTATTGCCAAGGGTGGCATTATTTCACCGGTTTAATGAGGAGTGGGCTACCAGAATGGGCGTAGGCTTTGGTTATAAAGCGCCCAACCCGCTGGCGGTGCAAACCGTTGATTATCCTATCCAGGATCTCCAGTCATTACCGCCCGGTATCCAGGCTGAAAAGTCGATAGGTTACAATCTGGAGATCAATTATAAAAAGCAATTGGGCGATGAAGGTTCTTTATTCATCAACCACGCCTTCTTTTTAACCCGGATCAATAACCCGGTGATTGCAACGGAAGAAGCTGCAGGTCCGGTATCATTCAGCAATGCCGGCAGCCATATACTCACCCGCGGTACTGATACCTATGTGCAATTAAAACTGGAGGACTGGGAATTGTACGCGGGTTATACCTATACCATTGCAGAAAGAAAATATTTAAAAGAGAACCAGTTTATGCCGCTCACCCCCCGCAACCGTTTTGCATTTGTTGCCGTATATGAAATAGAAGGCACCTGGCGGATTGGACTGGAAGGCTCTTATACAGGTACACAGTACCGTGACGGCGATACAAAAACACCAGGTTATATGTTTACGGCACTTATGCTGGAAAGAAAGTTTGGTAAAAAGGTTAGCCTGGTGGCCAATTGCGAAAATCTGCTCGATTACCGCCAAAGCAGACACGAAGCACTTTATACCGGAACCATCACCGATCCAACGTTTAAACCTTTATGGGCGCCCATCGACGGGCGGGTAATAAATGTCTCCATCCGCTGGAATTGGGGAAAGAAATAA
- a CDS encoding sensor histidine kinase, with protein sequence MKLFSRYNRINITASIVVFVVGSVAFYFVLRAVLLKQLDASLHTEQTEIISYVQMHNKLPEVVNAYNQQITFAVTNELKPETIYYSEKGKDKEDNGEMEWMRKLAFDIKVGDKNYHVIITKSQVETEDMLQLVIMVGAGMIALILLAGYVVNRMVIKRLWRPFYKTVEEVEQYQLAKQQALQLPATGVSEFDLLNHQLISMTDRAQQDYQVVKEFSANAAHEMQTPLAVIRTNTEALMQDEYVLQHHDKSIQTIGQSVNRLTRLNHDLLLLARIENGQFSLQEKIDLDKIILQKTDELSELLASKRITLDTRLTPVHISCNHHLAEVIVNNLLNNAIRYNKEGGIIKIELTPQQLIISNTSLLPALEKEKVSQRFYRHPNTKADGNGLGLSIVKQVCAVTGYTLQYDYQQGLHVFSITL encoded by the coding sequence ATGAAACTGTTCAGCCGATATAACCGCATTAATATAACTGCTTCCATCGTTGTGTTTGTGGTAGGCAGTGTGGCATTTTATTTTGTATTGCGTGCGGTGTTGCTCAAACAACTGGATGCATCCCTGCATACGGAACAAACAGAGATCATCTCCTATGTGCAAATGCATAATAAACTGCCGGAGGTAGTAAATGCCTATAACCAGCAGATCACCTTTGCAGTTACTAATGAGCTGAAGCCGGAAACAATTTATTATAGTGAAAAGGGTAAGGACAAAGAGGATAACGGCGAAATGGAATGGATGCGGAAACTGGCTTTCGACATTAAGGTGGGGGATAAAAATTACCATGTAATAATAACCAAGTCGCAGGTAGAAACGGAAGACATGCTGCAGTTGGTTATAATGGTTGGCGCCGGCATGATTGCGCTTATCCTGCTGGCAGGTTATGTGGTTAACCGCATGGTGATAAAACGCCTGTGGAGGCCTTTTTACAAAACGGTAGAAGAAGTAGAACAATACCAGCTGGCCAAACAGCAGGCCCTTCAATTACCGGCTACCGGCGTTAGCGAGTTTGACCTGTTGAACCATCAACTCATCAGCATGACGGACCGCGCGCAACAGGATTACCAGGTGGTAAAAGAATTCAGCGCCAATGCGGCCCATGAAATGCAAACCCCGCTGGCGGTAATCAGAACAAATACGGAAGCATTGATGCAGGACGAGTATGTATTGCAGCATCATGATAAATCCATTCAAACCATTGGCCAGTCGGTAAACCGGTTAACCCGCCTCAACCACGACCTGCTGCTGCTGGCCCGGATCGAAAATGGACAATTTTCCCTCCAGGAAAAGATCGACCTGGATAAAATAATTCTTCAAAAGACTGACGAGTTATCGGAGCTGCTGGCTTCAAAAAGGATCACACTGGATACCCGGCTAACGCCGGTGCACATTTCCTGCAACCATCACCTGGCTGAGGTTATTGTAAACAACCTGCTGAACAATGCCATCCGCTATAATAAAGAAGGGGGCATTATTAAAATAGAACTGACCCCTCAACAATTGATCATTTCCAATACTTCACTTTTACCTGCACTGGAAAAGGAAAAAGTGAGCCAGCGTTTTTATCGCCATCCCAATACAAAAGCAGATGGGAACGGACTGGGCCTCTCCATCGTAAAACAGGTATGTGCGGTAACCGGCTATACATTACAATATGATTACCAGCAGGGATTACATGTCTTTTCCATTACTTTATAA
- a CDS encoding phosphatase PAP2 family protein gives MGQKLRYAIFWLMLLPFTALAQNDSLPKKLDSLNKLPPALKRGNKDSIRREFYNQKTKITFPVYFTLLGDDIKQQVTEPFHAKPRDWYRTAAVLGITAGVLLLDKPINSTAVTWRRESPTLVNTSKYVTRFGGPYEVYTLAALGTYGFLFKNEKIKTTTLLATQAYISSAVIFEALKFLSGRQRPYNYNPEINSNKSLWHGPFYQFKKDAYGNKPDNYSYTSFPSGHTTLAFAAATVYAMEYSDQPAIKILSYGAASVIGLSRITENKHWASDVLIGGIIGHLIGRQVVNNYHRYAKLKSEQAAAKKKNTLSFAPSYQFGRWLPGVLYTFN, from the coding sequence ATGGGACAGAAGCTACGATATGCGATCTTCTGGCTGATGCTATTACCCTTTACAGCATTGGCGCAGAACGATTCATTACCAAAGAAACTGGATAGTTTAAACAAGCTGCCGCCAGCATTAAAAAGAGGCAATAAAGACAGCATCAGGCGGGAGTTCTACAATCAGAAAACAAAGATCACGTTTCCTGTTTACTTCACCTTGCTGGGCGATGACATCAAACAACAGGTTACCGAGCCGTTTCATGCCAAACCACGTGACTGGTACAGAACGGCCGCTGTATTAGGAATTACCGCCGGGGTATTACTGTTAGATAAGCCCATTAACAGTACGGCCGTAACGTGGCGCAGGGAAAGTCCAACATTGGTGAACACCAGTAAATACGTCACGCGCTTTGGCGGCCCGTATGAGGTATATACGCTGGCTGCTCTGGGTACCTATGGTTTTCTTTTTAAGAATGAAAAGATAAAGACCACTACGTTATTAGCCACCCAGGCTTATATTTCCTCAGCCGTGATCTTTGAAGCACTTAAGTTTCTATCGGGAAGGCAACGGCCATATAATTACAACCCGGAAATTAATTCAAATAAATCGCTCTGGCATGGACCGTTTTATCAATTTAAAAAAGACGCGTACGGCAACAAACCCGACAATTACTCCTACACTTCATTTCCATCGGGACATACTACGCTGGCTTTTGCTGCCGCAACCGTATATGCCATGGAATACAGCGACCAGCCTGCAATTAAAATTCTTTCTTACGGTGCCGCGTCTGTTATTGGTTTAAGCCGCATAACAGAAAACAAACACTGGGCCTCTGATGTGCTTATAGGTGGTATAATAGGTCACCTTATAGGCCGGCAGGTAGTGAATAACTATCACCGGTATGCAAAACTGAAGTCGGAACAGGCTGCGGCTAAAAAGAAGAATACGTTGTCCTTTGCGCCCAGCTATCAGTTTGGCAGATGGCTGCCGGGCGTTTTATATACCTTTAATTAA
- a CDS encoding alpha-N-acetylglucosaminidase yields the protein MVKQIRTPRTGFILWFLVTMLPVTLAAQLNPKASYGLIKRVVPRYATSFIVEDLPAENGKDVFEVENRGKSIVLRGNNGTSIACALYHYLTEYCHCQITWNGTNLQLPASLPVVKEKIHKVTPYTYRYYLNYCTFNYSMSWWDWERWQKEIDWMALHGINMPLAITGEEYTWYEVYKEMGFTDEELKNFFCGPAYFGWFWMGNLDAWGGPLPLSWMKSHKALQEKILQRERELGMKPVLPAFTGHVPPAFKKKYPNAKLKATNWTNGFADTYILDSQDPLFAEMGKRFLQKQTSLFGTDHLYSADTFNENEPPSDDPAFLSALSARIYEGMKQADTAATWVMQGWLFYSDRKFWKAPQIEALLKAVPDNKMILLDLAAEIEPVWKRTDAFYGKPWIWNMLHNFGGNVNLFGRMDGVATQPAETLNDKASGKLWGIGLTMEAIEQNPVMYELMTRHTWQTTPVDLDAWIPQYVLNRYRTNNTNLVDAWQILRKTVYNGAVIRDGAESIITGRPTFDSTTVWTRTKLNYAPHELLPAWDLFVQAAGKGVNSDGFQYDLVDVTRQVLANYAAPLQKKWVTAFNAKDSAAFNKYSKAFLQLISDMDLLLASRKDFMLGPWLSAARSNGTTPAEKALYEQNARDLITLWGDANSPLHEYSNRQWSGLLNDFYKPRWQQFFTLLQQSLRTGSTPDLKQFEENIRSWEWKWVNTQKAYPVVPSGNSVQVAQMLYKKYRNIEY from the coding sequence ATGGTAAAACAAATACGAACACCCAGGACAGGCTTTATACTGTGGTTCCTGGTAACGATGCTGCCCGTAACGCTTGCCGCCCAATTAAACCCTAAAGCTTCTTACGGCTTAATTAAACGGGTTGTTCCCCGCTATGCCACCTCATTTATTGTGGAAGATCTCCCTGCCGAAAACGGAAAAGACGTGTTTGAAGTGGAAAACCGCGGCAAAAGCATTGTGCTTCGTGGCAACAATGGCACGTCCATCGCCTGCGCCCTGTATCATTATCTTACCGAATATTGTCATTGCCAGATCACCTGGAACGGCACCAATCTGCAGCTACCCGCTTCCCTGCCTGTAGTGAAAGAAAAGATACACAAGGTTACCCCCTATACTTATCGCTACTATCTCAACTATTGCACCTTCAATTACAGCATGAGCTGGTGGGACTGGGAGCGCTGGCAAAAAGAAATTGACTGGATGGCCCTGCATGGCATCAATATGCCGCTGGCCATTACCGGCGAAGAATATACCTGGTACGAAGTATATAAAGAAATGGGCTTTACCGATGAAGAGTTGAAAAACTTCTTTTGCGGCCCGGCCTATTTTGGCTGGTTCTGGATGGGCAACCTAGATGCCTGGGGTGGCCCATTGCCATTGAGCTGGATGAAAAGCCATAAAGCCCTGCAGGAAAAAATATTGCAACGCGAAAGAGAACTGGGCATGAAACCGGTACTGCCTGCCTTTACCGGGCACGTTCCGCCCGCATTCAAAAAGAAATACCCGAACGCCAAACTAAAGGCCACCAACTGGACAAATGGTTTTGCCGATACCTACATTCTTGATTCACAGGACCCGTTGTTTGCTGAGATGGGGAAACGTTTTTTGCAAAAACAAACCAGCCTGTTTGGGACCGATCACCTGTACTCGGCAGATACGTTCAATGAAAACGAACCACCCTCTGATGATCCGGCTTTTCTTTCAGCACTCAGCGCCCGTATTTATGAGGGCATGAAACAGGCCGATACTGCAGCTACCTGGGTAATGCAGGGCTGGCTGTTTTATAGTGACCGTAAATTCTGGAAGGCGCCACAGATTGAAGCGCTGTTGAAAGCAGTGCCGGATAATAAAATGATCCTGCTCGATCTGGCGGCAGAGATTGAACCGGTTTGGAAACGTACCGATGCGTTTTATGGCAAACCGTGGATCTGGAATATGCTGCACAACTTCGGAGGCAATGTAAATCTCTTTGGCCGCATGGATGGGGTAGCCACACAACCGGCGGAAACCCTGAACGATAAAGCATCGGGCAAACTGTGGGGCATTGGGTTAACTATGGAAGCCATTGAACAAAACCCGGTAATGTATGAACTGATGACCAGGCATACCTGGCAAACCACTCCTGTTGACCTGGATGCCTGGATTCCCCAATATGTACTGAACCGCTACCGCACCAATAACACCAACCTGGTAGATGCCTGGCAAATACTCAGGAAAACGGTTTATAATGGCGCAGTAATTCGCGACGGCGCCGAATCTATCATTACCGGCCGCCCTACTTTTGATTCCACTACCGTTTGGACACGCACCAAACTCAATTACGCCCCTCACGAGCTGTTGCCTGCCTGGGACCTGTTTGTACAGGCTGCCGGCAAGGGCGTCAATAGCGACGGGTTTCAATATGACCTGGTTGATGTTACCCGGCAGGTGCTGGCTAACTATGCTGCGCCATTACAAAAAAAATGGGTGACTGCATTTAACGCAAAAGACAGTGCGGCCTTCAACAAATACAGCAAAGCTTTTTTACAACTCATCAGTGATATGGACCTGCTGCTGGCCAGCCGGAAAGATTTCATGCTGGGTCCCTGGTTATCTGCTGCCCGCAGCAATGGCACAACGCCTGCTGAAAAAGCTTTATACGAACAAAACGCCCGGGATCTAATCACCCTCTGGGGCGACGCCAACAGCCCATTGCATGAATACTCGAACCGGCAATGGAGCGGGTTGCTGAATGATTTCTACAAACCCCGCTGGCAGCAGTTCTTTACCTTATTGCAACAATCCTTACGCACCGGTTCAACACCGGATCTGAAACAATTTGAGGAAAATATTCGCAGCTGGGAATGGAAATGGGTAAATACGCAGAAAGCATATCCTGTTGTCCCTTCAGGCAATAGTGTTCAGGTGGCGCAAATGCTTTATAAGAAATACAGGAATATTGAATATTGA
- a CDS encoding sterol desaturase family protein, producing MKPATLTQKISRDALISVFIYALPVVLMFFTFYITGSKPWEQHGPAVLPFKAPQFLEAIFKNLSTWGLPVIMVILGVAEFAVGLYENKWTKNERILDIICFIAPKFIIRPLIAYFGLKVLPILLPGGKDAFAWIPFGWGFFIIAIADDLTQYWYHRLHHQLPFLWRFHRTHHSAPYMGMAMASRQNVIYTIFFSQIYLTTSLTYLGLGYAALFVTGIKSLITTGAHSSIPWDKPFYSIKWLKPIGWVLERLISTPATHHAHHADSNDDGIGHYKGNFGNMFFLWDVLFKTGIITRQYPKSYGLKHYKQEEWYAQFLWPVFKSRKEGSELAANGPEVGDEIETAAASFKPQAAS from the coding sequence ATGAAACCAGCTACGCTCACACAAAAAATATCCCGCGATGCGCTGATCAGTGTGTTTATCTATGCATTGCCTGTGGTGTTAATGTTCTTTACTTTTTATATAACCGGTTCAAAGCCCTGGGAACAACATGGTCCGGCAGTGTTACCTTTTAAGGCGCCGCAGTTCCTGGAAGCCATCTTTAAAAATCTCAGCACCTGGGGACTGCCCGTCATTATGGTTATACTGGGTGTTGCTGAATTTGCTGTGGGCTTGTATGAAAACAAATGGACAAAGAATGAACGCATCCTGGACATCATTTGCTTTATTGCGCCGAAGTTTATTATTCGTCCGCTCATTGCTTACTTTGGGTTGAAAGTATTACCTATTCTCTTACCTGGCGGTAAAGACGCTTTTGCCTGGATCCCTTTTGGGTGGGGCTTTTTTATAATTGCCATTGCAGATGACCTTACGCAGTACTGGTACCACCGGCTGCATCACCAGTTGCCGTTCTTATGGCGTTTTCATCGTACCCATCACTCGGCGCCTTATATGGGCATGGCAATGGCCAGCAGGCAGAATGTGATCTATACTATTTTCTTTTCACAGATCTATTTAACCACATCCCTCACCTACCTGGGGCTTGGCTATGCTGCATTGTTTGTAACCGGAATAAAATCATTGATCACCACGGGGGCGCATTCCAGCATTCCCTGGGATAAACCTTTTTATTCCATCAAATGGCTGAAACCGATTGGCTGGGTGCTGGAGCGGCTTATTTCAACACCGGCCACCCACCATGCACATCATGCCGATAGCAATGATGATGGCATTGGTCATTACAAGGGGAACTTTGGTAATATGTTCTTTTTGTGGGACGTGCTTTTTAAAACCGGCATCATTACCCGGCAATACCCTAAATCATATGGATTGAAACATTATAAACAGGAAGAATGGTATGCGCAATTCTTATGGCCCGTTTTTAAATCCAGGAAAGAAGGTAGTGAACTGGCAGCTAATGGACCTGAGGTTGGGGATGAAATAGAGACCGCGGCTGCAAGCTTCAAACCACAAGCAGCAAGCTGA